From the genome of Mugil cephalus isolate CIBA_MC_2020 chromosome 2, CIBA_Mcephalus_1.1, whole genome shotgun sequence, one region includes:
- the cabp2a gene encoding calcium-binding protein 2a isoform X1 — protein MGNINKASKKNSKRKKATSPIEPSSAPLTTSMLGDLGGAGGVDTEDEEEGGSEREFDEPLCALVKNCNVLHNIVGPACIFLRQGFAQSQLDRDLRPEEMEELREAFREFDKDKDGFISCKDLGECMRTMGYMPTEMELIELSQQICGGRVDFEDFVELMGPKMLAETADMIGVKELRDAFKEFDSDGDGQISLGELREAMKKLMGEQLNHREIDEILRDVDLNGDGQVDFEEFVRMMSR, from the exons ATGGGAAACATCAACAAAGCTTCTAAAAAGAACAGTAAAAGAAAGAAG GCCACGTCACCCATAGAACCAAGCAGCGCCCCATTGACTACCTCCATGCTGGGGGATCTGGGTGGTGCAGGGGGTGTGGAcacagaggatgaggaggaaggagggagcgAGCGTGAGTTCGATGAGCCGCTGTGCGCTCTGGTTAAGAACTGCAACGTGCTGCACAACATAGTGGGGCCCGCTTGTATCTTCCTCAGACAGGGCTTCGCGCAGAGCCAGCTT GACAGAGATCTACGACCAGAGGAAATGGAAG AGCTGCGTGAGGCCTTCAGGGAGTTTGATAAAGACAAGGACGGTTTCATCAGCTGTAAGGACCTGGGAGAGTGCATGAGGACTATGGGATACATGCCCACTGAGATGGAACTCATTGAACTCAGCCAGCAGATCT GTGGCGGCAGAGTGGACTTTGAAGACTTTGTGGAACTGATGGGTCCCAAAATGCTCGCCGAGACTGCAGATATGATTGGAGTCAAAGAGCTAAGGGATGCCTTCAAAGAG TTTGACTCTGATGGCGATGGTCAGATCAGCCTCGGGGAGCTCAGGGAAGCCATGAAGAAGCTAATGGGAGAACAGCTGAACCACCGCGAGATCGACGAGATCCTACGAGACGTGGACCTCAATGGCGATGGACAGGTGGACTTTGAAG AGTTTGTACGAATGATGTCTCGCTGA
- the cabp2a gene encoding calcium-binding protein 2a isoform X3, whose protein sequence is MLGDLGGAGGVDTEDEEEGGSEREFDEPLCALVKNCNVLHNIVGPACIFLRQGFAQSQLDRDLRPEEMEELREAFREFDKDKDGFISCKDLGECMRTMGYMPTEMELIELSQQICGGRVDFEDFVELMGPKMLAETADMIGVKELRDAFKEFDSDGDGQISLGELREAMKKLMGEQLNHREIDEILRDVDLNGDGQVDFEEFVRMMSR, encoded by the exons ATGCTGGGGGATCTGGGTGGTGCAGGGGGTGTGGAcacagaggatgaggaggaaggagggagcgAGCGTGAGTTCGATGAGCCGCTGTGCGCTCTGGTTAAGAACTGCAACGTGCTGCACAACATAGTGGGGCCCGCTTGTATCTTCCTCAGACAGGGCTTCGCGCAGAGCCAGCTT GACAGAGATCTACGACCAGAGGAAATGGAAG AGCTGCGTGAGGCCTTCAGGGAGTTTGATAAAGACAAGGACGGTTTCATCAGCTGTAAGGACCTGGGAGAGTGCATGAGGACTATGGGATACATGCCCACTGAGATGGAACTCATTGAACTCAGCCAGCAGATCT GTGGCGGCAGAGTGGACTTTGAAGACTTTGTGGAACTGATGGGTCCCAAAATGCTCGCCGAGACTGCAGATATGATTGGAGTCAAAGAGCTAAGGGATGCCTTCAAAGAG TTTGACTCTGATGGCGATGGTCAGATCAGCCTCGGGGAGCTCAGGGAAGCCATGAAGAAGCTAATGGGAGAACAGCTGAACCACCGCGAGATCGACGAGATCCTACGAGACGTGGACCTCAATGGCGATGGACAGGTGGACTTTGAAG AGTTTGTACGAATGATGTCTCGCTGA